In Halomonas alkalicola, the following proteins share a genomic window:
- the gloB gene encoding hydroxyacylglutathione hydrolase: MLSVTPIPAFGDNYIWLLRQDTNSEICVVDPGDAAPVIELIEREGLTLSTVLITHHHQDHTGGLPELIERYAPRVIGPNNPKIAGIDERVGQGDEFRALGRLFEVHEVPGHTLDHIAFFTAGIPPLLFCGDALFSAGCGRLFEGTPEQMHASLGKLAALPDDTLVFAAHEYTLANLRFALAADPHNPDVAKAMEECQRARELDRPTLPSPLAREKRINPFLRCRDAGVRQAASAHGDTDSESATFATLRSWKDNF; the protein is encoded by the coding sequence ATGTTGAGCGTGACACCGATTCCCGCGTTTGGCGACAACTATATCTGGCTGCTGCGCCAGGACACGAACTCCGAAATCTGCGTAGTCGACCCGGGCGATGCCGCCCCGGTGATCGAGCTGATCGAGCGGGAGGGACTCACTCTCTCCACGGTGCTGATCACTCACCACCACCAGGATCACACCGGCGGCCTGCCCGAGCTGATCGAACGCTATGCGCCGCGGGTCATCGGCCCCAACAATCCGAAGATTGCCGGCATCGACGAGCGGGTCGGCCAGGGTGACGAATTCCGCGCTCTGGGCAGGCTGTTCGAGGTGCACGAGGTACCCGGGCACACCCTCGATCATATCGCCTTCTTCACCGCCGGCATCCCGCCGCTGCTGTTCTGCGGCGATGCCCTGTTCAGCGCCGGCTGCGGCCGGCTCTTCGAGGGCACCCCCGAGCAGATGCACGCCTCCCTCGGCAAGCTCGCGGCGCTGCCCGACGACACCCTGGTATTCGCCGCCCACGAATACACCCTGGCCAACCTGCGCTTCGCGTTGGCCGCGGATCCTCACAATCCGGATGTGGCCAAGGCCATGGAGGAGTGCCAGCGCGCCCGGGAGCTCGATCGCCCCACGCTGCCGAGCCCCCTGGCCCGCGAGAAGCGCATCAATCCTTTCCTGCGCTGCCGGGATGCCGGCGTACGCCAGGCGGCCTCGGCCCATGGTGACACCGACAGCGAATCGGCCACCTTCGCCACGCTGCGCAGCTGGAAAGACAACTTTTGA
- a CDS encoding class I SAM-dependent methyltransferase, whose amino-acid sequence MSISPTLSSLAALVRDGRRFWATPGGQAVRQAERACLGPVCERLFGGHSLELGMSGALADMCPVRHPMAWAPIRELAEHPATLICPLDALPLPDSCLSLVVIHHLLEVAPDPHRTLQEAARVTRNDGRLIIFGWMPLSPGALPRVWPGRRRRLPWRGHWRTPARLRDWLAFVDFEIERVDYCGFHLPGGMPRNASLETLGRRHNLPLGDSYMIQASRRPQLAQRQGSSLGFARPFGGSALGATRLGQSRWLAEPCPPNDQERMTEVD is encoded by the coding sequence ATGTCAATTTCTCCCACGCTTTCGTCCCTGGCCGCGCTGGTGCGGGACGGGCGCCGCTTCTGGGCCACGCCCGGTGGCCAGGCGGTGCGCCAGGCCGAGCGCGCCTGCCTGGGGCCGGTGTGCGAGCGGCTGTTCGGCGGGCACAGCCTCGAGCTTGGCATGAGCGGGGCGCTGGCGGACATGTGCCCGGTGCGCCACCCCATGGCCTGGGCGCCGATCCGGGAGCTGGCCGAGCATCCCGCCACCCTGATCTGTCCTCTCGATGCCCTGCCGCTACCCGACAGCTGCCTGAGCCTGGTGGTGATTCACCACCTGCTCGAGGTCGCGCCCGACCCCCACCGCACGCTACAGGAGGCCGCCCGGGTAACCCGCAACGACGGCCGGCTGATCATCTTCGGCTGGATGCCCCTCTCGCCGGGGGCCCTGCCGCGGGTGTGGCCCGGCCGGCGGCGGCGGCTGCCCTGGCGCGGCCACTGGCGCACGCCGGCTCGCCTGCGCGACTGGCTGGCATTTGTCGACTTCGAGATCGAGCGGGTAGACTACTGCGGCTTTCATCTGCCCGGCGGCATGCCCCGCAACGCCTCCCTCGAGACCCTCGGGCGGCGGCACAACCTGCCGCTCGGCGACAGCTATATGATCCAGGCGAGCCGACGCCCCCAGCTGGCCCAGCGCCAGGGGAGCTCGCTCGGTTTCGCCAGGCCCTTCGGTGGCTCGGCCCTGGGCGCGACCCGGCTCGGCCAGTCGCGCTGGCTGGCCGAGCCATGTCCCCCAAACGATCAGGAAAGGATGACAGAGGTTGACTGA
- the rnhA gene encoding ribonuclease HI — MTETLTETGADALPEVIIYTDGACRGNPGPGGWGALLRSGQHEKALNGFESRTTNNRMELMAAIMSLRELKRPCRVQLWTDSEYLRRGITEWIHNWVKRGWKTAGKQPVKNAELWRELLEETHRHRIEWHWVKGHSGHPGNERADALANEAIDAAHSRA; from the coding sequence TTGACTGAGACGCTGACCGAGACAGGGGCCGATGCCCTGCCCGAGGTGATCATCTATACCGACGGCGCCTGCCGCGGCAATCCCGGCCCCGGCGGCTGGGGCGCCCTGCTCAGGAGCGGTCAGCACGAGAAGGCGCTGAACGGCTTCGAGTCCCGCACCACCAACAACCGCATGGAGCTGATGGCCGCGATCATGTCGCTGCGCGAGCTCAAGCGGCCCTGTCGCGTGCAGCTGTGGACCGACTCCGAGTACCTGCGCCGCGGCATCACCGAGTGGATCCACAACTGGGTCAAGCGCGGTTGGAAGACGGCCGGCAAGCAGCCGGTGAAGAATGCCGAGCTGTGGCGAGAGCTGCTCGAGGAGACCCACCGCCATCGCATCGAGTGGCACTGGGTCAAGGGCCACAGCGGCCACCCGGGCAATGAGCGCGCCGATGCGCTTGCCAACGAGGCCATCGATGCGGCGCACTCCCGGGCCTGA
- the dnaQ gene encoding DNA polymerase III subunit epsilon, with protein sequence MRQIILDTETTGIDPREGHRLIEIGAVEMVNRRLTGNTYHQYINPERQIEAEAVGVHGITDERVANEPRFAEIADAFWAFIEGAELVIHNAPFDVGFIDHEFERLNRARGEPRLGPVAAHCGILDTLVMAREKHPGQRNNLDALCKRYEIDNGHRVLHGALLDAEILADVYLAMTGGQTALSLDASAGGDSGVAGSGGMAIRRLALEPGRLAVLSPSEQELAAHRAKLTAIREASGECRWDRMGEGVPH encoded by the coding sequence ATGCGCCAGATCATCCTCGACACCGAGACCACCGGCATCGACCCCCGGGAAGGCCACCGCCTGATCGAGATCGGGGCGGTGGAGATGGTCAATCGCCGGCTCACCGGCAACACCTACCACCAGTACATCAACCCCGAGCGGCAGATCGAGGCGGAGGCGGTGGGCGTGCACGGCATCACCGACGAGCGGGTGGCCAACGAGCCGCGGTTTGCCGAGATTGCCGATGCGTTCTGGGCCTTCATCGAGGGCGCCGAGTTGGTCATCCATAACGCTCCCTTCGACGTCGGCTTCATCGACCACGAGTTCGAGAGGCTCAATCGGGCGCGCGGCGAACCTCGCCTGGGCCCGGTGGCGGCGCACTGCGGGATCCTCGATACCCTGGTGATGGCCCGCGAGAAGCATCCGGGGCAACGCAATAACCTCGACGCCCTGTGCAAGCGCTACGAGATCGACAACGGCCACCGGGTGCTCCACGGCGCCCTGCTGGACGCCGAGATCCTCGCCGACGTCTACCTGGCGATGACCGGCGGCCAGACCGCGCTCTCCCTGGACGCCTCGGCCGGCGGTGACAGCGGCGTGGCCGGCAGCGGCGGGATGGCGATTCGCCGCCTCGCCCTGGAGCCGGGCCGCCTGGCGGTGCTTTCTCCCAGCGAGCAGGAGCTGGCCGCCCACCGCGCCAAGCTGACGGCGATCCGCGAGGCGTCCGGGGAGTGTCGCTGGGACCGCATGGGCGAGGGGGTGCCGCACTGA
- the nudC gene encoding NAD(+) diphosphatase produces MLRRELPLEASAGRVIRLAEGRIAPGPDGDLLQPPQPWAPAMQPLCYWHDEPVALSLEAAPEETWPDGRGWLARLPESRFALLSTALQVGAWLRDHRFCGRCGTPAERLDAEFAMHCRTCGHRNYPRISPCIITLVTHGDALLLARSPRFPPGRYSTLAGFIEPGESAEEAVRREVFEEVGLQVGRIRYFRSQAWPFPHSLMLGFFAEAASRRIRIDGVEIADAAWYSPRRLPQLPPLYSISRALIETHLTEVAAR; encoded by the coding sequence ATGCTGCGGCGTGAGCTGCCCCTCGAGGCGTCGGCGGGGCGCGTCATTCGCCTGGCCGAGGGGCGCATCGCCCCGGGGCCCGATGGCGACCTGCTGCAGCCGCCCCAGCCCTGGGCGCCGGCCATGCAGCCGCTCTGCTACTGGCATGACGAGCCGGTGGCGCTGTCGCTGGAGGCGGCGCCGGAAGAGACCTGGCCGGATGGGCGGGGCTGGCTCGCCAGGTTGCCGGAGTCGCGCTTCGCACTGCTCTCCACCGCCCTGCAGGTCGGCGCCTGGCTGCGCGACCATCGCTTCTGTGGCCGCTGCGGCACCCCCGCCGAGCGCCTCGACGCCGAGTTCGCCATGCACTGCCGCACCTGCGGCCACCGCAACTACCCGCGCATCTCGCCCTGCATCATCACCCTGGTGACCCATGGTGATGCGCTGCTGCTGGCGCGCAGCCCGCGCTTCCCGCCGGGACGCTACTCCACCCTGGCCGGCTTCATCGAGCCCGGCGAGTCCGCGGAGGAGGCGGTGCGTCGCGAGGTCTTCGAGGAGGTGGGGCTGCAGGTGGGGCGCATCCGCTACTTCCGCAGCCAGGCCTGGCCCTTCCCGCACTCGCTCATGCTGGGCTTCTTCGCCGAGGCGGCCAGTCGGCGCATCCGCATCGACGGCGTGGAGATCGCCGATGCGGCCTGGTACTCGCCGCGCCGGCTGCCGCAGCTTCCGCCGCTCTACTCCATCTCGCGGGCGCTGATCGAGACCCACCTGACCGAGGTGGCGGCCCGCTAG
- a CDS encoding SCP2 sterol-binding domain-containing protein → MSLSTLEKLQSRFDAQSAQGMDDVFQFHFSDAGSHYLVVKDGALDIQEGEHDDPSVSLSMSTDTLKGLMNGEVNGMTAFMTGKLKATGNVMLATKLTSLFPKG, encoded by the coding sequence ATGAGCCTCTCCACCCTCGAAAAGCTGCAGTCCCGCTTCGACGCCCAGTCCGCCCAGGGCATGGATGACGTCTTCCAGTTCCACTTCAGCGATGCCGGCAGCCACTACCTGGTGGTCAAGGACGGCGCCCTCGACATCCAGGAGGGTGAGCATGACGATCCCTCCGTCAGCCTGAGCATGTCCACCGACACCCTCAAGGGCCTCATGAACGGTGAGGTCAACGGCATGACCGCCTTCATGACCGGCAAGCTCAAGGCCACCGGCAACGTGATGCTGGCCACCAAGCTGACCAGCCTCTTCCCCAAGGGCTGA